Proteins from one Triticum aestivum cultivar Chinese Spring chromosome 7A, IWGSC CS RefSeq v2.1, whole genome shotgun sequence genomic window:
- the LOC123151343 gene encoding protein CUP-SHAPED COTYLEDON 2, translated as MERYSALGMRLDGGGGDLPPGFRFHPTDEELITYYLLRKVVDCGFSGARAIAEIDLNKCEPWELPDKACKTTTEKEWYFYSLRDRKYPTGLRTNRATGAGYWKATGKDREIRSARNGALVGMKKTLVFYRGRAPKGQKTQWVMHEFRLEGVYAYHFLPNNTTRDEWVIAKIFVKPGAVPPSRKARYGLSSAGDTSCFSDSTSVSIGGGGGASASSAPRQHLPDTSSLLAAAQAAADGESSSYGATANNNNAAGNCRELVPCFSTAHMDATLLGIGQYEPATLAVEQPLAFFQAPRLVQAADNLSLPMFLPGGLQSGVSLLGIGGGAFQHWPSSGYEIKLEGSRAPPQMAVGPGQLDGAYGWGF; from the exons ATGGAGCGGTACAGCGCTCTGGGCATGCGGctggacggcgggggcggcgatctGCCGCCGGGGTTCCGCTTCCACCCGACGGACGAGGAGCTCATCACCTACTACCTCCTCCGCAAGGTGGTGGACTGCGGCTTCTCCGGCGCCCGCGCCATCGCCGAGATCGACCTCAACAAGTGCGAGCCGTGGGAGCTGCCGGACAAGGCCTGCAAGACCACCACGGAGAAGGAGTGGTACTTCTACAGCCTCCGCGACCGCAAGTACCCCACGGGCCTGCGCACCAACCGCGCCACCGGCGCCGGCTACTGGAAGGCCACCGGCAAGGACCGCGAGATCCGCAGCGCCCGCAACGGCGCGCTCGTCGGCATGAAGAAGACGCTCGTCTTCTACCGCGGCCGCGCCCCCAAGGGCCAGAAGACCCAGTGGGTCATGCACGAGTTCCGCCTCGAGGGCGTCTACGCCTACCACTTCCTGCCCAACAACACCACAAGG GATGAGTGGGTGATCGCGAAGATCTTCGTGAAGCCAGGCGCGGTGCCCCCCTCCCGCAAGGCTCGCTACGGACTCAGCAGCGCAGGCGACACGTCGTGCTTCTCCGACTCCACCTCCGTCTCcatcggcggcgggggcggcgcctcCGCCTCGTCCGCGCCGCGCCAGCACCTCCCGGATACCAGCTCGCTGTTGGCCGCGGCGCAAGCCGCCGCTGACGGCGAGAGCAGCTCCTACGGCGCCACCGCCAACAACAACAACGCGGCCGGCAACTGCCGTGAGCTCGTGCCCTGCTTCTCCACCGCCCACATGGATGCCACCCTCCTCGGCATCGGGCAGTACGAACCGGCTACGCTCGCCGTCGAGCAGCCGTTGGCCTTCTTCCAGGCCCCCCGCCTGGTGCAGGCGGCGGACAACCTCAGCCTGCCGATGTTCCTCCCAGGCGGCCTGCAGTCCGGCGTCTCCCTGCTcggcatcggcggaggggccttCCAGCACTGGCCGTCCTCCGGCTACGAGATCAAGCTGGAGGGCAGCCGCGCGCCGCCGCAGATGGCCGTGGGCCCTGGCCAGCTTGACGGCGCCTACGGCTGGGGCTTCTAG